One Trichoderma atroviride chromosome 7, complete sequence DNA segment encodes these proteins:
- a CDS encoding uncharacterized protein (TransMembrane:1 (n4-11c15/16o559-582i)~SECRETED:SignalP(1-15)~CAZy:AA1), with amino-acid sequence MKRFLLLALAALGQAKTVTHDFNVTWVTANPDGLAERKVVGINGQWPLPVIEVNKGDRLVVNMHNSLDRAASIHWHGMFQNNTNYMDGASMITQCPVPPGSSMTYNFTVNQNGTYWYHCHTDYCYPDGYRQALIVHDEDAPFKFDDEFTVTLSDWYHDMVEDLSAGFMSVFNPTGAEPIPNAFLFNDTLNSSLPVKPNKTYLIRIINISAFVGQYFYIEGHNFKIVEIDGVYTEPAEADTLYLGVAQRYAILLTTKNETDTNYPIVTVADSSLLDTMPPELRLNNTNWLEYNKNADHPQATINVTDSTQIVPFDDIALVPSDGMELLPEPDMDLNVTVIMGNLNNGQSYAFLNNISFTTPKVPSLYTAMSAGEDIVSNKGIYGEFTHPMVLNHNDVVQIVVNNADGGSHPFHLHGHNFQVIDRQPPYGEHFFDYLNGDPVPYDPSNHTAFPKIPARRDVVVLPPQGYFVMRFVADNPGVWIFHCHIDWHLSSGLAMILIEAPQQMQERMTIPQEHIDVCQAAGIASKGNAAADTLDFLDLKGQASQPGWIPDGFTARGIVALVFSILSAICGIISIVIYGLADVKSKQADEVSTEREQSGVVVVEENVENPSKS; translated from the coding sequence ATGAAGCGATTCCTGCTTCTGGCCCTCGCGGCGCTTGGCCAGGCCAAGACGGTTACACACGACTTCAACGTCACCTGGGTCACGGCAAATCCCGATGGCCTGGCAGAGCGCAAAGTCGTGGGCATCAACGGCCAGTGGCCGCTGCCCGTCATCGAGGTCAACAAGGGCGATCGCCTCGTGGTCAACATGCACAACAGCCTGGACCGGGCCGCCTCGATCCACTGGCACGGCATGTTCCAGAACAACACAAACTACATGGACGGCGCGTCCATGATCACCCAATGCCCTGTGCCGCCCGGCTCGAGCATGACTTACAACTTCACCGTCAACCAGAACGGCACCTACTGGTACCACTGCCATACAGACTACTGCTACCCCGATGGCTACCGCCAGGCGCTCATTGTCCACGACGAGGACGCCCCGTTCAAGTTTGACGACGAGTTCACAGTCACCCTGTCCGATTGGTATCACGACATGGTGGAGGACTTGTCTGCGGGCTTTATGTCTGTCTTCAACCCCACCGGCGCGGAACCGATTCCCAATGCTTTCCTCTTCAACGACACATTGAACTCCAGCCTGCCCGTGAAGCCGAACAAGACATACCTGATCCGaatcatcaacatcagcgCCTTTGTCGGGCAGTACTTCTACATCGAGGGCCACAACTTCAAAATTGTGGAAATCGACGGCGTCTATACGGAGCCCGCTGAGGCTGACACGCTCTACCTTGGTGTTGCTCAGCGATATGCGATTCTTTTGACGACGAAGAACGAGACGGACACAAACTATCCTATTGTTACGGTTGCAGATTCCTCTCTGCTCGATACCATGCCTCCAGAGCTCCGCCTCAACAACACCAACTGGCTGGAATACAACAAAAATGCCGACCACCCACAGGCGACTATCAATGTCACAGACAGCACACAAATCGTTCCATTTGATGACATCGCATTGGTGCCCTCTGATGGAATGGAGCTGCTTCCCGAGCCAGACATGGATCTCAACGTTACTGTCATCATGGGTAACCTGAACAATGGACAGAGCTATGCGTTCCTGAACAACATTTCATTCACAACGCCAAAGGTGCCATCTCTCTACACGGCAATGTCAGCCGGAGAGGATATCGTCAGCAACAAGGGCATCTATGGCGAATTCACTCATCCAATGGTTCTGAACCACAATGACGTCGTGCAGATTGTGGTCAACAACGCTGATGGCGGCTCGCATCCGTTCCATCTTCACGGCCACAACTTCCAGGTGATTGATCGCCAGCCTCCCTATGGAGAGCACTTTTTCGATTACTTGAACGGAGATCCCGTGCCGTATGACCCAAGCAACCACACGGCCTTTCCCAAGATTCCCGCCCGCAGAGACGTCGTTGTGCTGCCGCCCCAGGGCTACTTTGTCATGCGTTTTGTTGCTGACAACCCCGGTGTTTGGATCTTCCACTGCCACATTGACTGGCATCTTTCTTCTGGTCTGGCCATGATCCTCATCGAAGCCCCTCAGCAGATGCAAGAGCGCATGACGATCCCGCAAGAGCACATCGACGTTTGTCAGGCTGCCGGCATTGCCTCCAAAGGAAACGCCGCCGCTGACACGCTGGATTTCCTCGATCTCAAGGGCCAAGCGTCTCAGCCCGGCTGGATTCCCGACGGATTCACAGCTCGGGGAATTGTTGCGCTTGTTTTCTCCATTTTGTCTGCCATCTGCGGTATCATTAGCATTGTCATCTATGGTTTGGCAGATGTGAAGAGCAAGCAGGCCGATGAAGTGTCAACAGAACGCGAACAGAGCGGTGTTGTTGTGGTGGAGGAGAACGTGGAGAACCCGTCCAAGTCATGA
- a CDS encoding uncharacterized protein (TransMembrane:7 (o6-32i53-78o93-112i151-174o180-200i207-227o295-314i)), giving the protein MAKNVFAVQIFFIVFRECLEAVIIISVLLSFLKQCLGGPGQDQAIYKRLVRQVWLGSAAGIVICLIIGGGFIGAFYGLGKDIWSKSEDLWEGIFYLIAAIIVSIMGLALLRINKMKDKWRVKIAQALAEKSADAEKPRNWLSDWSRRHVMFILPFITTLREGVEAVVFVGGVSLSLPATAFPLPVVCGIIAGLAVGFFIYRGGNLMSIQLFLIASTSVLYLIAAGMFSKAVWSLQYHTFAQRVGSDVAEAGNGPGSYNILETVWHVNCCNPETDNGWDVFNSILGWQNTGTYGSVIAYNIYWIFLILTVCLLMYEEKTGSLPLKNEFLSAASKVPGLRRWVEKKRTKTEVNEFEIFQQVQAAGLLRE; this is encoded by the coding sequence ATGGCGAAGAACGTCTTCGCCGTCCAGATCTTCTTCATTGTGTTCCGAGAGTGCTTGGAAgctgtcatcatcatctcagTCCTCCTCTCTTTCCTCAAACAATGTCTCGGTGGACCAGGCCAGGACCAGGCCATCTATAAACGCCTGGTCAGGCAGGTATGGCTTGGCTCAGCGGCTGGTATTGTCATCTGCCTCATCATTGGCGGTGGCTTCATCGGGGCCTTCTACGGCCTTGGCAAGGATATCTGGTCAAAGTCTGAGGATCTCTGGGAGGGCATCTTTTATCTGATTGCCGCAATCATCGTCTCCATCATGGGACTTGCCCTGCTGAGAATCAACAAAATGAAGGACAAGTGGCGTGTCAAGATTGCTCAGGCTTTGGCTGAGAAGTCGGCCGACGCTGAAAAGCCGAGGAACTGGCTCAGCGACTGGTCTAGAAGGCACGTCATGTTCATCCTGCCCTTCATCACCACTCTGCGAGAAGGAGTCGAGGCCGTCGTCTTTGTCGGAGGCGTCTCTCTCAGCTTGCCTGCGACGGCCTTCCCTCTGCCTGTCGTTTgcggcatcatcgccggTCTCGCCGTCGGTTTCTTCATCTACCGCGGTGGCAACCTGATGTCaatccagctcttcctcATTGCCTCGACCAGCGTCTTGTATCTGATTGCCGCCGGCATGTTCTCAAAGGCCGTCTGGAGTCTGCAGTACCACACATTTGCCCAGCGTGTCGGAAGCGATGTTGCTGAAGCAGGCAACGGCCCCGGCTCATACAACATTCTCGAGACCGTCTGGCATGTGAACTGCTGCAATCCCGAAACCGACAACGGCTGGGATGTTTTCAACTCTATCCTCGGCTGGCAAAACACCGGCACATACGGCTCAGTGATTGCTTACAACATTTACTGGATCTTCCTCATACTTACGGTTTGTCTGCTCATGtacgaggagaagacgggATCACTGCCTTTGAAGAATGAATTCTTGAGCGCTGCCTCCAAGGTTCCAGGCCTCCGCCGCTGGGTCGAGAAGAAGCGTACGAAGACGGAAGTCAACGAATTCGAGATTTTCCAGCAGGTTCAAGCTGCAGGACTCCTACGAGAATAA